From Saccharomycodes ludwigii strain NBRC 1722 chromosome IV, whole genome shotgun sequence, one genomic window encodes:
- the CPR7 gene encoding peptidylprolyl isomerase CPR7 (similar to Saccharomyces cerevisiae YJR032W | CPR7 | Cyclosporin-sensitive Proline Rotamase) has translation MDASKYIYLDIKIENHRLGRIVIELFKDKAPKATYNFYHLCKGDKQIDGKQLTLKNNIFHRVFKNFMIQAGDIVYGSIPTDSNVTTELNKETLGKGGCSIYSKKWPLSCENTGIDNETSSAVSGNFEDENTGEFTSSMLVAMANAGTKDTNSSQFFITTYPSPHLNGKHSVFGKVIHGKCVVRNIESVDVDKSDGVPLKNVIIEDCGEWNESMDIPFYNGCNDTIGGDIYEEYPIDETRIKEDDFNEAYRISDIIKNSGSLLFKKRDYENSIFKYLKAVRYVNEYIPDLDMDKENHIKFFNLKVKIYLNICFCFFNLKDFNNAIKYSAYILELDETVNDMDLAKAYYRRGNSYYAQKKYELALKDYKNCKIKNPDDKVVDQKIETAEKLLIKEKEKSKRNLAKFFD, from the coding sequence atGGATGcatcaaaatatatatatttagatATCAAAATTGAAAATCATCGATTGGGTAGAATAGTCATAGAGCTATTCAAGGATAAAGCTCCTAAAGCTACTTATAACTTCTATCACTTATGCAAAGGTGATAAACAAATAGACGGGAAACaattaactttaaaaaataatattttccatCGTGTTTTCAAGAATTTTATGATACAGGCGGGCGATATAGTTTATGGATCTATTCCAACGGATAGTAATGTTACCACAGAGCTAAACAAAGAGACTTTAGGAAAAGGTGGTTGTTCAATATACTCCAAAAAATGGCCATTGAGTTGTGAAAATACTGGTATCGATAATGAAACTTCCTCGGCTGTTTCTGGAAATTTTGAAGACGAAAATACAGGCGAATTCACCTCGAGTATGCTTGTAGCAATGGCAAACGCAGGTACTAAAGATACAAACTCAtcacaattttttattaccacCTATCCATCTCCTCATTTGAATGGTAAACATTCTGTTTTTGGTAAAGTTATTCATGGCAAATGTGTTGTTCGAAACATAGAATCAGTTGATGTTGACAAGTCTGATGGCGTTCCTTtgaaaaatgttattattgaagATTGTGGAGAATGGAATGAATCTATGGATATACCATTCTATAATGGATGCAATGATACAATTGGCGGCGATATTTATGAGGAATATCCGATTGATGAAACAAGAataaaagaagatgatTTTAATGAAGCCTACAGGATTTCTGATATCATCAAGAATTCAGGATCATtgcttttcaaaaaaaggGATTATGAAAAttcaattttcaaatatttaaaggCTGTAAGATATGTTAATGAATATATTCCTGATCTAGACATGGATAAAGAAAACCatatcaaatttttcaatttaaaagttaaaatatatttaaatatttgtttctgttttttcaatttaaaagaCTTTAATAATGCAATCAAATATTCGGCCTATATACTCGAATTGGATGAAACAGTAAATGATATGGATTTAGCTAAGGCATATTATAGACGTGGAAATTCTTATTATGCTCAAAAAAAGTATGAACTGGCTTTAaaagattataaaaattgtaaaattaaaaatccAGATGACAAAGTTGTGgatcaaaaaattgaaactGCAGAAAAGTTGTTAATCAAGGAGAAggaaaaatcaaaaagaaacctggcaaaattttttgattga